The nucleotide sequence GTCCTCGAAGGTAACCGTACCTACTTTCTGCGGTACGACGAGGTGGACTGGGCGTGGCGGGTCCTGGATCCGGTGCTGGAGTATTGGGACCGCCGACCGGACGGGCTGGCCTCTTACCCCGCCGGCTCGGAAGGGCCTGCAGAGGCCGGCCGGATCTTCCTCCACCGGGGGCACGTGTGGCTTCCCCTGAAGTGACCTGGTACCATCTGGGCCACTCGGCGCGAGCCGTCGCAGCTGCAACGGCGTGGCTCGTGCGGCGCCTGCGCGACCCGGGCCCCGGCACGGGCACGCTGGTGCTGGCGGGGGGGCAGGACACCGGTGGCCCTCTACGAACGGCTGGCACAGGCCCCCATCCCCTGGGAGCGCCTGGTGCTCGTGCCGAGCGATGAACGGTGCCTCCCCGAAGGAGCCCCTGAGCGCAACGATGTCATGCTGGCCCGAGCCCTCCTCTCCCGGCTGCCGGTGAAGCCCGGGGGGTTCGTGCCCATCCCCGCCCACAAGGGGCCGGCGGTGGCGGCCGCCGAGTTCGAAAAGGTGGCCTTGGGCGTGCCGCCCATCCGGGCGGCGATCCTGGGCCTGGGGGAGGACGGGCACACGGCGAGCCTGTTCCCGGGGGACGAGGCCCTCGAGGCGAGGGGATGGGCGGCGCCGGTGTGGCGGGCGCCCAAGCCGCCGCCCGAGCGGGTGACGCTCACCCTGGAGGCGCTCGGGCGGGCCGACGACGTCCTCTTCCTGGCGTTGGGGACTGCCAAGGAGGATGCGCTGCGGCGCTGGATGGCCGGGGAGGCGCTGCCCGCGGCGCGGGTGCACCCCCGAAAGAGCCTCGCCGTCTTTACCGATAGAGATCCTGCCTTCTCGTCACAGCGTTGAGGGCATCCCGTCGCATTCGAAGCACAGGATGACGCCCGCACGCCAAATGACCCGGGCCGGGGTCGCGAGGTGCCCGGACCGGGCGGCGGCGTCGCAACGACAACTGCCGGCGATTTCCGACAGGACTGGCGAGCGCTCTCCGAGAAGGCAGTCGCTGAGACGTCTGGAGACGAGAGGTGGGGCCAGGGTGGTAAGCATGCGAGGCCTGGTCGGAGCAGTCGGGATGGGGATGACCCTCGCCCTGGCAGTAGTGGTCGCCGGCACCTCCACCGGTGCGCAGGCAGCTCCGGGCACTACGTCATCTGCGGGTATCGTGTCGCTTTCAGAGATGGCGGATCCTGGGGGCTTGGGCACGAGCGCCAGGGTTGCCGGCATGGGCGGGGCGTTCGTGGCATTGGCGGATGACGGCGCCTCCGTTTTCTACAACCCTGCCGGCCTGGCGTTCCTGGAAGGACCCGAGATCCAGGGTGCCTACGCGTCGGGGCCGGCCGGGACGCCGGGAGGGCAGCCGGCGACCCGGGTGGGTGGGCTCGTCGCGACCCGGCACGTCGGGTTGGGAGCGACCCGGCTGGCCGTGCCGGGGGAGGGCGGCGATCTCGAGAGCTGGGACGCGACCGCCGCTGTCGCTGCCCGGATGTGGGTCGTCGGCCTGGGCGTCTCGGGCCACTACCTGGCGTCCGCGATGGGCGGGGCCGACCAGGAGCGGGGCTGGAGCGCCGACGCCGGCGTCCTGGTCAGCGCCGGGCCCTTACGGGTAGGGGCCGTGATGCGCAACGCCGCCGGCAGCCTCACGGGGGCAGACCAGACCCAACGGGACGTTTCGGGCATGCGCCAGGTGGCGTATGGGGCGGCCCTGAGGCTCGGCTTTGCCAACCTCGCGGCAGACTACGTGCAGCCGCCCTCCGGGTGGGGGGAGGATGCCCCGGCGGTGGTGCGAGCGGGAGCCGAGATCAGGTTGGGGCCAATCGCCTTGAGGGCTGGCGGCTCCCGGCCGCAGCGTGAGGACTCCTCTTTCCCGTTCCTCAAAGAACGGCGCACCGTGGGCGCCTCCCTCCAGCTGGGGGGCCTGCGCCTCGACTATGCGGCGTCAGAGCCGTGGAACGATGGCGACCCTCTCTGGGGAGCGCACCCCCAGGACCGCGTCCAGAGCCTCGGGCTGCGGGCGGCCTTTTAGCCTGGTGTCCTGCCGGTCGCGTCGGGCGAGACGGCCAGGGTCCTTCGAGGCCGGGACCGCGCCGGGCCCATGCGGTACGTTGCCATGCTGCGCGCGGCGGGCTCCGCGCTGCGAGGTGCCGAGCCCGAGTGCGTGGCGCCCCTGACCCAGGGGGATTCCGGCGTCACGTACGAAGAGGCCCGGGGTTGAAGGCTGCGCGGGTAGTGTGACCGGCTGGCCGGGGGCGAATCGGCCGGTTCATCCGGAGACGAAGGGGAGTCTGGCTGCGAGGTGTCCGCCGGCGAGGGAGGCGCAGGCGCCGTTGAAACCTCCTTCGGACCGGACTGGACGACGGGCTCGGCCCTCTGCGCTCTGCGCGGGGGGCTTTGAGCGGCTGACGCCAGCATGGCCCAGACGAGGCGCTCCGGGTAGAGGCCCGTCAGGTCCGTATCGGGGAACCTGACCGCCCCGCCTCGCGGATACGAGTTCGCACCGCTGCCCTCCGGCGTCGCGTCGACCAGGCGCTGGTTGCAGTTGCAGCCCATGTCACGAGTTCTCTCCTTCGGGATCTCAGTGCCGGTGCGCGTCCGTCTCGCGCCCGGCGTGCTCCATGGTATGAGACGTGAGCCGGGAGGGGGTCTTGCCAGGCCCCCTCCCGGCTCCCAAAAACCGCTACGAGCGCGGCGCGGCTCGTCGCGGCTCGTCTACCGAAAGAGCTGGACGACGAGGATGCCCCCGTTGCGGCTCCTCGCGATACCGATCCCGACCTCTGTGTAGCGCGGGTCCAGCAGGGTCTTCGCATGAGAGGGGCTACCCATCAACAGCCAGTGCGCCGTCTCCACGTTCGGGGCTCCCGTGAGGTTCTCAGCCAGGTACGGGTAGACGTAACCGGGCACGTAATGGTTGGAGTATCCGTTGGCCACCATGTATTCGGCCTTCTGCTGGGCCATGCTGCTGAGACCCTGGTCGAGCCGGAGCGGCCCCGCGCCGGCTCGAGCGCGTGCCTGGTTGATCAGGGTGAGCATCCGCTGCTGGTCCGTCCCGGCCGGGTTCGGAGTCGGAGCCGGGGGCGCCGGTTGATCCGGCGGCAGCGTGGGAGCAGCAGGAGTCTGCGGAGCGACGGGCGTCTGCACCACCGAGGAACCATTGGGGCGATACCGCTGGTAGAACGTCCAGTCGTAGATAGACCCGGATGCGGCTGCTTTCTCCGGCCCGACCAGGCCGAGGGCGGCCGTCACCAGCAGCAGGAGCAGACTCGACAGGAGAACGGTGCACGAGGGCTTGCGAGGCACTTCGGTGATCCCCCCAACTCGGCATTTCCTCCGCCGATTCTAGGGGACAACCTCCGGCCGCTCACTAGGGGATTGCTGAGGCCGGTGGGGACTTGACCCAGGCGGCCGCCCGATCGGATCCCGATCCTCCCCGTGGGGAAGATGGTGCCCCCGCACCAGGCAAACCTGGGCTTGGTTTCATAGGATGCCACCGCTTCAGGGATTCGCGACGCACGAGAGGAGGAGAATCGACCCCATGCAGGACGCGGAGCCCTCCGTTCTCGCAAGCCAGAAGCCAACGGAGTCGCTCTCCAAGAAAGAGCAGGTGTGTATCCTCGCGCTGAAGGTCTTCGACTGGTGCGTCAAACCGCTGACGGAGACGGACTGTTTCACGATCCCGGCGGAGTGCGCCCCACCCGTGCCCCCGGATCTCCCGGTAGAATGCCGTATCGTCGGCCTCACCGCGAGCATCGTGGCCCAGACGCCGGGCCCGGAGAACATCCACACCGTTACGGCCCGTGTCGACAAGGAGAAGGAGATCACCATTCTCGAATCCGTGGAGCCGCGGGTGGTCCGCTGCACCTTCACGGTGACCGCGACGTCGTTCCACACGACGACGCTGTTCGCGCCGCCGGGCACCACCAAGCAGGTGGAGGTATCGGGCGAGTGCGGGCCCTGCCGGATCTCCGCCGACGGCCGCACGGTCTGCTGTGAGGAGGCCATCTGCCTGCAGTTCGAGTCCAAGGCCCCCATCAAGCTCTGCGTACCGGCCGAGCTGTGTACCCCGAGGGTTTGCACCCAGGCGCAACCGCCGTGTCCACCCACGCCGCCAGATCAGCGCGTACCCTTGTGCGGGCCGCCGTATCCGGCCAATGCCCCGTCACATGCTTGAGCCCGCGAGGAAGACCCGCCGGACGTTCCCCGCCGGGAGGGTGCTGCTGCACGCTCCCGGCTCTTGTTCGGTCCGGACTCTTGGCGCATGGCCGACGCGGGTGGTAAACTGCTGTTCGGCGGGTGGGCCCGTAGCTCAGGCGGACAGAGCAGCGGTTTCCTAAACCGCGGGTCGGGGGTTCGAGTCCCTTCGGGCCCACCACTTCTGGCAAGGCTCCCGAGCGACGGGGCGGCAGGGACTGCGCGGGGCTGCGCCACTGTCGCCAGGACGTGAAAAACGCCTCCTGCGCACTCCGGACGTTTGGCACCGCCGTGGGTTGTCTGTGCCCGCTTGAGTTTCCCGCAGCGACCGTCGTTGGGCCGGCCTTTTCTCGTCGGAGCCACGCTCGACGCCGGCGTTCCCGGCTTGCATACTGGCTACGGCGGGTGTCGTATCGGTGACAGCAGGGAATTCGGAACCGGCCCGCCTGGATCGCGTAGCGTTCAAGAACTACAAGAACATGGGTTCACCTGGAGCGCGCGCTCCGGCTGGCTCTGGTCAAGGTAGACGATCCCGCCATCCTCGTGCTCTTCGATGCCGATGACGATTGTCCCGCAACGATGGGTCCCGGGCTTCTTCAAATGGCTGAGCAAGTACTGGGCCGACAGGCGCCCGTCGCGGTGGTGCTCGCAAAGGCGGAATACGAGACCTGGTTCGTGGCATGTCTTGACCAATTGCACGGGAAGAGGGGCATTCGAAGAGACGCCCGGGTACCCCACGACCCTGAGGCCATTCGGGGAGCCAAGGAGTATCTCGAGCAGCAAATGACGCCGGGGCGCTTCTACTCTGAAACCGTGGATCAGCCGGCCCTGACGCAGCTCATCGACGTCGAGCGCACCCGATCCCGCTCGCCTTCGTTCGACAAGCTGTGGCGAGAGGTCGAGCGGCTCGTCCTGCGGGGCCGTCCTTCTCCTTCCTGAGCGACCTCGATCGGGCTCGCGGCACCACGTCCACCCCTCGGGCGGGCGCATAGCATGAGGCCGGCCGCTCCCGCAAGGATGGCGCAGCGGCCTGCCTTGCGCGAAGCGGCCTGAGGAGGTGAACAGGCGTCATGGCGCTGTTGCTGCGGGCGTATACCACTCCTGCCAACACTACGGCGACGCCGCCGGGCGCGCCCGCCGTGGCGGTCAGCGCACCGTTTCCGCTGTGGCCCCGGATCAACGACAACGTCGTCGACGGCACGCCCGTGAGCTACCTCTGGAACGTCGACCCGCTCACCCAACCCGACGTCGATGCCGGGCAGGTCGTCACCTTCACCACCACGCTGGCGTTGCCAACCCTGATAGCGGCCGTGGCCGCCACCGTCGTCGTGGCCGTCTTCGCCGATAACGGATCGACGACCAGCCTGGCCCTCAACGGGGTGCCGGTCTCCTTCTCCGTCGTCAACCCTCTCGTCAACGGCGGTCCCGTCGTGACCTTCGGGGAGGACAACGCGCCTCCCTACTTCTGGGACAACGTCGTGGTGGGCGTGGCCGAGGTGACGCTGGCCGTGGGGGCCAACACCCTGACCCTGACGACCACGGTAGCCAACTACGCGACGCCGGGCATACCGGCGATCAGCAACCCTGCAGGGTACCTGGCAGAGGTCCGCGTCTACGCTCCCATCGCAGTCTGAGCGCAAGCCCCCCGAGCCCGGCTCGCGCCGGGCTCGGGGCCCTGGCCAGATCACGGCTCGTGCGCGTGGGCGCAGGCCCGTTCAATGCGGCGGAGCGACGCGCTCGCCGAAGCCCACGCGCACCCGGTCCCTCAGCACGACGATGTCGACCCGCCGGTTGCGTGCCCGCCCGTCGGGCGTGCGGTTATCGAAAGCCGGCCGGTACTCCGCGTACCCTACCACCAGGAACCGCCGTGGATCCAACCCCTCCACTTCGACCAGGTAGCGAACCACTTCCGTCGCCCGGCGGGTGGAGAGTTCCCAGTTGGACGGAAACGCGGCGTTATGAATCGGGCGGTCGTCGGCCGACCCCTCCACGCTGATGTCATAGGGGAGGGCCCGCAACCGGAGCGCGACGGTGTGGAGGGTGGCCTTTGCCTCGGGCTTCAGTACAGCCTGCCCCGTGTCGAACAGCGCGCTCCCGAGCATGCTCAGCACGACGCCGCGTTGCGAGGCATAGACGACGAACCGTCCGTCCTGTGCGAAGTCGGCGGCCAGGTTACGACCCAGGCGGGCAAACGGATCTTCGGACGCCGCCGCCTGCGGCGCCTCGTCCGAGGACGTATGCTCCGAGCCCGAGGACCCGGGAAGCGGTGTCTCGGGAGCCACGGGGAGATCCCGCGGTACCGGCACCGCGCCGGCCCCCTCCCCCGCCTGCCCACCGCCTTCTCCCGGTAGCAGGCCCGCCCCGCCTCCCAGGGCCATCTGGAGCGAACTTGCCAACCGGGCGTACCGCTGCTTGTCGATGTTGGCCATGGTGAACAGCACGATGAAGAAGATCATGAGCAGGGTGATCATGTCGGCGTACGTCAGAAGCCACCGCATGAGCCCGCCACCACCGTGCGGGTTGCCCGCCATGGCTGCGCCGTCCCCCCTTCCCGTGTCGCTGCGTCCCGTCAGTCACGCTGCGGGTGGTCGGTGGCCATATCCATCTCGCCTGGTGCAGCAGGAGCGGGAGCCCACGTGCTCCGTTGCGCCCGGCCCGATTCGTCCCGAAGGTAAGTCTCCAGCTTTTCACGCAGCCTGCTCGGTGTATCCCCGGTGTGGATGGCGGTGACGCCGAGGATGATCATCCGGGCATGTTCTTCGAAGCGTTCCGCCTGGCCCCGGAGTTTGGTACCCAGGGGCAGCCAGAAGAAGTTGGCCGTGAAGATGCCGTAGAAGGTGGCCATGAAGGCGGCCGCGATCGCCGGCCCGAGCCGCTCCGTGTCGCCCAGGTTGCTCAACACGTGGACGAGACCCATGACCGTCCCGATAATGCCCACCGTGGGGGCATATCCTCCGGCTTGCTCCAGGACGGCGGCCATGGACTCCAGCCGGCGGCGCTGGATCGCGACCTCCTGGTCGAGCACTTCCCGCACCGCCTGTGGATCCATCCCGTCGATGACGAGGCTGAGCCCCCGGCGCAGCAGGGGGTCGCCGAACTGGGCCAGCCGGTTTTGCAGCTCCAGAAGGCCCTGCTTACGCGCGGTGTCGGCGATTCCCACGATCTCCTCGGCGATGGCCGCGCGGTCTTCCCGTGCGGCGGAAAACGCCCTTGCCACGGCCTTGGGCAGCATGGAGAAGTCTTTGGTACGAAACGTCGTGAGGGTGAAGCCCACGGTGCCGCCGAGGACGAGGATGAGCGCCGAGGGGTTCCAGAGCTGGGCGAGGCTGCCGCCTTCCATGAAAATGGAGACCACGAGAGCTACCAGCGCGAGCGCCATACCGAGCGGTGTGGCCGCGTCCATCCCCCTACCCCCCGACCCAGTGGATCGACCTGCTCCCGTCCGATCTGTAGCGGTGGTGGGGAACCACGCTCGGGTTGGGCGGAGCATCGTCGCGGACGCCGCCCGGTTCCCTACCTGGGTGGTCGTCGGGGCCCCCTCGAGGCTCATGATGGCTCGGTTCCGATGCGGCTCGGCCGTGTAGGTTCTGCGGCGCCCTCCCGGGCGCCCGGAGGCCGCGGAAGGAAACAGCGGTCGCGCGGCGAAGAAGAGTTCTAGAACACCATGCGACGCACGGCGGTTCCCGCTCGGTACCAATCCGTTGCCCGCACCCTGCGCCAGCGCCTCCTGGACGGGGAGTACCCGCCGCGCTCGCGCCTACCCAACCAGCGCCAGCTGGCCCGCCAGTTCGGCACCACGCTGATGACGATCCGGCAGGCGCTGGCGCTGTTGCGCGACGAGGGGCTGGTGGAGGCCCGTCACGGCCGGGGCACCTTCGTCGCCGACCTGGGGAGCATGCAGGACCCCATCTACCTGGCCAGCTTCGCGGAAGTGATGGCGCAACGCGGTATCGACGTAGAGACCGTCATCGTGTCCCGAGCGGTGGAAGCGGCCTCCCCCGCGGTGGCGGATGCGCTCAGGCTGCCGCTCGACCGGGGCCGGGTGGTGGCGCTCGGCCGCGTCCGCCGGGTGGCCGGCGTGCCGATCGTTTACCAGCGCTCGTTTCTGCCGGGGTCGCTGGAGGCTCTGATGGCTCGTTACGACGCCGCGGTCCCGCTCTACGCGTTCCTGAGGGACCACGCCGGGATCGTGGCCGTGCGTTCCGTCGAGATGCTGAGGCCGTGCACCCTGGGCCACGAGGAGGCGGCCATGTTGCAGGCGCCCCTCGCGACCCCGGCCTTTCACTCCGTCCGGGTCAGCTTCGACGGGGACGGCAGACCGTTTCTTTACGACGAGGCCGTCCTGCGCGGGGACCGGGTGGAGCTGCGCATAGCCCAAGAGGGCATCCACGCCAGCACTTCGTATCACATCCTACCCCCCGGTACCGGGAAGGCCCCGGCCGTATGCGCCATGACGGCACAGCCCACGGGAGGCGAGGGCCCACGATGAACCCACTCCTGGTGGCCAGAGGCCTGGTCAAACAGTTCCCGTCCCTGCGGGCACTGGACGGGGTCAACCTCACCCTTCGCCCTGGCGAGGTGCACGGCCTCGTGGGGCAAAACGGAGCCGGCAAGTCGACCCTCATCCGGGTCCTGACGGGAGTCATGCAGCCGGACGAGGGCAGCATCGAGGTGCATGGCCGGCCCGTGCGTTATCGATCTCCCGCCGAAGCGCTGGCGGACGGCATCGCGGTGGTCCATCAGGAGCTCAGCGTGGTCCGGACCCTGGACGCCGCTGAAAACCTGTTTCTGGGAAGGCCGTACCCGCGCCGTGGCCTCTCTCCGTTGGTCGACTGGGGCCGGCTGCGCGAGACTGCTCGCACCACCCTGCATCGCCTGCACCCGGACATCCCTGTGGACGTGCCGGTGGGCCGCCTCTCCCCGGCCCTCCAGACGCTCGTCGCCATCGCCCGGGCGTTGTTGGCGGATGCGCGCGTCCTCATCCTGGACGAGCCCACCGCCTCGCTGGCTCCCGAAGAGGTGCGGCACCTCTTTGACGTGATCCGCGCCTTGCGGGAGGAAGGGAGGGGGATCCTCTACGTGTCGCACCGGCTGGGTGAGGTGCTCGAGTTGTGCGACCAGGTCACCATCCTGCGCGACGGACGGGTGGTGGCGAGCCGCCCGGCCCCGGATCTGGACGCCGCGGCGACCGTCCGCCTGATGACGGGCCGCCGGGTCGACGGGGCCGCGGCCTCAGCCGTTGTCGCCCAAACGGCGGCCGGAGCGAAGACGCCCTCGGAGGCCACGGCTCGGCCTCTGCTCGAGGTGCGTCACCTGAGCGGGCGGCGGGTTCGGGACGTCTCGTTCTCGGTGTATCGGGGTGAGGTGGTCGGGGTGGCCGGTCTGATGGGCTCAGGCCGCTCGGAGCTGCTGCGGCTGTTGGGCGGCGCCGAGCGCCCGGCTGCGGGGGAGATCCGGTTGGAAGGCCGGGTCGTCACGCTTCGGTCGCCGGCACAGGCGTTGAGGATCGGCATCGCCCGGGTCCCCGAGGAGCGGCGAGCCCACGCGCTCATCGCCAAAGCGTCCGTTCGGGACAACATCACCCTGGCCCACCTCGGGGAGTTTGCAGCCGGCGGATGGTGGCTGCGCCTTGGCCGGGAGCGCCAGGCCGCCGCGGCCATGGTGAGCCGCCTGCAGATTCGGGTGCGGGATCCGGGGCAGCCCATCTGGCAGCTATCCGGCGGTAACCAGCAGAAGGCCGTCTTCGCCCGCTTCTTGCTGCGGCCGCCACGCCTGTTGCTGCTCGACGAGCCAACCCGGGGGGTCGACGTGGCCACCCGGTGGGAGATCTACCGGCTGGTGCGGGAGCTCAAGTCTCATGGCACCGCCGTGCTGATGGTCTCTTCGGAGCTCGCGGAGGTGCTGGAGATGTCCGACCGGATCCTGGTGCTCCAAGACGGCCGGCTCGTGACCACGCTGGACGGAGCGACGGCCACGGAGCAGGCGCTATCCATCCACATGGTCGGGAGGCAAACCGCATGACGAGCGTTTCCGAGGCCCCCGCCGGGACGTCTTTGCGGTACCGCTGGCGGCTCCGCCCGGCGAGCTATGGGACCTTCCTCGGGTTCCTGTTGATCCTGGCGCTCTTTTCAGCGCTGCGCCCGGACGCTTTCCTCAGCCCGACCAACTTGCGCAATATTCTGGAGCAAGTGGCCATCCTGGCCGTCATCACCGCGACGATGACCATCGTCATGGTGGCGGGCGACTTCGACCTCTCCGTTGGGTCGCTCGCGAGCCTGGCGGGGGTGACGACCGCCTCGCTGCTCGTGCGCGGGGTCGGGGTGCTGCCGGCGGTCGCGGCCGGATTCCTGCTCGGAGCCGCGGCCGGAGCGCTCAACGGACTGCTGGTGGCCTACCTCGGGCTTTCGGCGTTCGTGACGACCCTGGCCACGATGACCGCCTTCCGGGGGCTGGCGCTGTGGTACACGGACGGCTCCACCATCTTCGGCTTGCCGGACGCCTTCCTCGGGCTCGGCCAGGGCACCGTGGGGCCCGTCCCCGCGCCCGTGATCGTGATGGCCCTGGCCATGGCGGCCGTGTGGGTGGTGCTGGCCCAGACCACCACCGGCCGGCGATGGTACGCCGTCGGAGGGAACCCCGAGGCGGCGTATCTCTCGGGGGTCAACGTACAGCGTCTCCGCTTCGGGGCTTTCGTGCTGTCCGGGATCGGGGCGGCCGTGGCCGGGGTGGTGCTGACGAGCCGGCTCGCCTCCGCTCATCCCCTGGCCGGAGAGCCGTTCATGCTCACCTCCATCGCGGCCGTGTTCCTGGGGATGACCATGTTCAAGGACGGCCAGCCCAACGTGCCCGGCTCTCTGGTCGGCGTGTTGATCCTGGGCGTGCTCAGCAACGGCCTCAACATTCTCCAGGTCAACACCTACATCCAGGACGTGCTCACCGGCCTCATCATCGTAGCGGCCGTGCTCGTCTCCCGGCTGGCCGGAACGGGCGGGCGCCGCTCGTGATCACCCCGCGGGCGGGCACGTCTCTTTCGGAGGCCTTTGCCTCGGCGCGGCGCGCAGGGCGGCGGGCGCTCATCGGGTACCTGCCGGCCGGGTTTCCCGACGGAGACACCTTCGTGGACGTCGTCCGGGCGGCGGCGGGGGCAGGGCTCGACGTGCTGGAGCTCGGCCTGCCGGTCGCCGATCCGTATCTCGACGGCCCGGTCATCCAGGCCGCGCTTTCCCGGCAGCGGGCCGCCGGCGTGACCTTGCCGGAAGCCCTGGCGCTCGCCTGCCGGGTACGACGGGCGGCGGGCATCCCCGTGGTGGCCATGGGCTACGGCAAGCAACTGCCGGAGCCGGCGAGCGCACTCGTGCAGGCCCTGGCGGAGCGCGGCATCGACGGGGTGTTGCTGCCGGACCTGGATGAACGCGAGTTCGAAGCCCTGGCGAAGGCGGCCGCCGGGGCAGGCGTCGCAGCGGTGGCCTTCGCTTCGGCGGACTTACCCGAAGAGGCGCTGCAGCGCAGGGTGGCCGCTTGCGGCGGGTTCGTCTACGTGCAAAGCGGCGCACGGCGTACGGGCACACCCATCGACCCCGGCGAGGCGGGCATGCTCGTGCGGCGCGTGGATGCGGCCCGGGCCGGCCGCCCCATCCCGCTGGCCGTGGGCTTCGGGATCCGGGGGCCCGGGGACGTCCGGGCGGTGGCCGAGTTGCCGGTGGACGGGGTCATCGTCGGCACGGCCCTGGTCGAGGCCGCCGCGTCGAGCACCGAAGCGCTTCGCCGGGCGGTGCGCCGGCTCGCCGAAGCCGCCACCGGCCGCTGAGGCCATAGGCGAAAGGAGGAGCGCCTGCGTGACAGGAGAGGAGGTGGTCGCCTGCGTCGACGTGGGCACCACGGCCACCAAGGTGGCGCTGATGCGCCGGGACGGTGCCGTGGCGGCATCGGCGGCAAGCCGTGCCTATCCGACCATCACCGGCCCGGGCGGGCGAGTGGAACAGGACCCCGAGCAATGGTGGGCGGCGACGGGCGAGGCGCTGCGAGCCTGCGCGCCGCAACGCTTCCGTGTCGAGGCGCTGGTGCTGGGCGGCCAGATGCAGGACCTCATCGCGGTCGGCGTCCCTGCCGGGGAAGGCGAGAGGGTGGGCGGGAGCCGCGAGGCGCCGGATGATGGCCCGGGGACGCAGGAGAGATGGGGCGTGCTGCGGCCCGCCATCCTGTACGCCGACGTGAGAGCGACTCAGGAAGCGGAGCGTATACGCGCAGTGGTCGGCGCGCGCCGCTGGCACCAGTTGACCGGCAACCTTCAGGACGCCTCGAGCCTCCCGGCCAAGCTTCTGTGGCTGCAGCACCACGAGCCGGAGATGTACCGCCGGGCCCGGGCGATCTTCCTCGGCGCGCACGACTACGTCACGTGGCGGGCGTGCGGGGCGGTCGTGACCGACCCCACCACGGCGTCCACGACCGGCCTTCTCGACCTGGCGACCCGGCGATGGGCCCTCGACCTGCTCGAGGCGGTCGGCCTCCGGGGCGACTTCCTTCCCAGGCTGGTGCCACCCAGCGCGGTGGTGGGGGCCCTGTCCAGGGAAGCGGGCCGCCACCTGGGTTTACCGGCTGGGACCCCGGTCGTGCACGGCGCCGGCGACGCGGCCACGACGGCCCTGGGCGCCGGGGCGGGAGACCCGGGCCCGAGTTTCCTGTACCTCGGGACCAGCGGATGGCTTGCCCGGACCACCGGCGGCAAGCGGGCCGACCCGGATACGGGGGTCTTCACGCTGGCCCACCCGGAGCGCGGCAGGACCCTGCTCATCGGGCCCATGCTGACGGCGGCGGGCAATCTGGAGTGGATCCGCCGGGCCCTGGGAGGGCCCTCTTACGACGAACTCTCCGAGCTCGCCGGATCCGCCCCGCCGGGAAGCGGCGGCGTCCTCTACCTTCCCTATCCGGCGGGCGAACGCTCCCCTTTCCGCAACGCCGGGGCGCGAGCGTCGTTCGTGGGCATCCACCCGGCCACGGAGCGCGCCCACCTGGTGCGGGCGGTCATGGAGGGCGTGGCGTTCGCGTTTCGCACCATCGCAGAGGCCATGGGGGAGCCTGCGCGGAGTGCCGAGCCGTTGCTGGTGGCGGGAGGGGGCGCGCGCTCAGAGGTGTGGTGCAGCATCGTTGCCGGCGTCATGGGACGGCCCGTGCACCGCCTGGCGCGGGCCGAGGACGTGGGAGCGCGGGGCGGCGCCATCCTGGGAGGCATCGCCCTGGGGTGGTTCAACTCCTATCGCCCGGCGCCGGGATTTTTCCCCGTGGACAAGGTGTTCGAGCCGGGTGCCGATACGCCGGAGTATGAG is from Limnochorda sp. L945t and encodes:
- the pgl gene encoding 6-phosphogluconolactonase; translated protein: MQRRGSCGACATRAPARARWCWRGGRTPVALYERLAQAPIPWERLVLVPSDERCLPEGAPERNDVMLARALLSRLPVKPGGFVPIPAHKGPAVAAAEFEKVALGVPPIRAAILGLGEDGHTASLFPGDEALEARGWAAPVWRAPKPPPERVTLTLEALGRADDVLFLALGTAKEDALRRWMAGEALPAARVHPRKSLAVFTDRDPAFSSQR
- a CDS encoding PorV/PorQ family protein; amino-acid sequence: MVSMRGLVGAVGMGMTLALAVVVAGTSTGAQAAPGTTSSAGIVSLSEMADPGGLGTSARVAGMGGAFVALADDGASVFYNPAGLAFLEGPEIQGAYASGPAGTPGGQPATRVGGLVATRHVGLGATRLAVPGEGGDLESWDATAAVAARMWVVGLGVSGHYLASAMGGADQERGWSADAGVLVSAGPLRVGAVMRNAAGSLTGADQTQRDVSGMRQVAYGAALRLGFANLAADYVQPPSGWGEDAPAVVRAGAEIRLGPIALRAGGSRPQREDSSFPFLKERRTVGASLQLGGLRLDYAASEPWNDGDPLWGAHPQDRVQSLGLRAAF
- a CDS encoding CAP domain-containing protein; translation: MPRKPSCTVLLSSLLLLLVTAALGLVGPEKAAASGSIYDWTFYQRYRPNGSSVVQTPVAPQTPAAPTLPPDQPAPPAPTPNPAGTDQQRMLTLINQARARAGAGPLRLDQGLSSMAQQKAEYMVANGYSNHYVPGYVYPYLAENLTGAPNVETAHWLLMGSPSHAKTLLDPRYTEVGIGIARSRNGGILVVQLFR
- a CDS encoding DUF4276 family protein, with amino-acid sequence MALVKVDDPAILVLFDADDDCPATMGPGLLQMAEQVLGRQAPVAVVLAKAEYETWFVACLDQLHGKRGIRRDARVPHDPEAIRGAKEYLEQQMTPGRFYSETVDQPALTQLIDVERTRSRSPSFDKLWREVERLVLRGRPSPS
- a CDS encoding OmpA family protein; its protein translation is MAGNPHGGGGLMRWLLTYADMITLLMIFFIVLFTMANIDKQRYARLASSLQMALGGGAGLLPGEGGGQAGEGAGAVPVPRDLPVAPETPLPGSSGSEHTSSDEAPQAAASEDPFARLGRNLAADFAQDGRFVVYASQRGVVLSMLGSALFDTGQAVLKPEAKATLHTVALRLRALPYDISVEGSADDRPIHNAAFPSNWELSTRRATEVVRYLVEVEGLDPRRFLVVGYAEYRPAFDNRTPDGRARNRRVDIVVLRDRVRVGFGERVAPPH
- a CDS encoding motility protein A, with protein sequence MDAATPLGMALALVALVVSIFMEGGSLAQLWNPSALILVLGGTVGFTLTTFRTKDFSMLPKAVARAFSAAREDRAAIAEEIVGIADTARKQGLLELQNRLAQFGDPLLRRGLSLVIDGMDPQAVREVLDQEVAIQRRRLESMAAVLEQAGGYAPTVGIIGTVMGLVHVLSNLGDTERLGPAIAAAFMATFYGIFTANFFWLPLGTKLRGQAERFEEHARMIILGVTAIHTGDTPSRLREKLETYLRDESGRAQRSTWAPAPAAPGEMDMATDHPQRD
- a CDS encoding GntR family transcriptional regulator, with the protein product MRRTAVPARYQSVARTLRQRLLDGEYPPRSRLPNQRQLARQFGTTLMTIRQALALLRDEGLVEARHGRGTFVADLGSMQDPIYLASFAEVMAQRGIDVETVIVSRAVEAASPAVADALRLPLDRGRVVALGRVRRVAGVPIVYQRSFLPGSLEALMARYDAAVPLYAFLRDHAGIVAVRSVEMLRPCTLGHEEAAMLQAPLATPAFHSVRVSFDGDGRPFLYDEAVLRGDRVELRIAQEGIHASTSYHILPPGTGKAPAVCAMTAQPTGGEGPR